One window of the Rufibacter radiotolerans genome contains the following:
- the rplL gene encoding 50S ribosomal protein L7/L12 — translation MADLKAFAEQLVNLTVKEVNELATILKDEYGIEPAAAAPVMMAGGAGAGADTVAEEKTSFDVILKSAGASKLAVVKLVKELTGLGLKEAKELVDGAPKPLKEGVAKDEADSLKKQLEEAGAEVEVK, via the coding sequence ATGGCAGATTTGAAAGCATTCGCTGAGCAGTTGGTTAACTTAACTGTAAAAGAGGTTAATGAACTTGCTACAATCCTTAAGGATGAGTATGGTATTGAGCCAGCAGCTGCTGCTCCAGTAATGATGGCAGGTGGTGCCGGTGCCGGTGCTGACACTGTTGCTGAAGAGAAAACATCTTTTGATGTGATCCTTAAGTCAGCTGGTGCCTCTAAACTAGCGGTTGTAAAGCTAGTTAAGGAATTGACTGGCCTTGGATTGAAAGAAGCAAAAGAATTGGTTGACGGAGCTCCTAAACCATTGAAAGAAGGTGTTGCTAAAGATGAAGCAGATTCATTGAAAAAGCAATTGGAAGAAGCTGGTGCTGAAGTGGAGGTTAAGTAA